The Candidatus Babeliales bacterium DNA segment CTTTATCAAGGGCAGCTACCTATTAATGAAGTGGAGTTAATAGCTAACGAGCTTGGTGTTTCTAAAAGAAATGCCAAAGAGATGAATGATAGATTTAATAATGATATAGAATCACTCAATACCAACGTATACCTGGATGAAGATGTTGAACTGATTGATACTATTGTTGAGCAAGGGATTAATCAGGAAACAATGCTAATTGAAGCGCAAGAGCAAAACTATAAACGAGAGAAATTCAAACAAGCTTTTGCATTATTAAATGAGCGTGAGCAAGATATAATCCAAGAGCGAAGACTTAAAGAAAAAGCAACTACACTTGAGGTACTAAGCCAAAAATATAAGATCTCTGGTGAAGCCGTTAGACAGATAGAAAAAAAAGCCATGGATAAACTGCAGATCGCTGTCCAGTACTAAGAAGCAGATGGAAGTATTAAAGAGGTTAGAAAGCACATAAGTTGTTAGTAATTGGCTGATTTAGGGCAAGATGGTCAAGCCGCTGAAAAGATTTTCTGAGTAACCTAGAGAGTGTTGATATAGTCTTTAATCGACAATTCAACGCATTGCCTAATTATAGAATAATCAAATAATATAATAATTATATAAGTATAAACGGAGCCAGTTATGAATTCATTCTGATGCTGTAATGTCACTATTTTAACGAGCTCATATTTATATCGGTTTAATTGTAATTGCAGGTACTACTATTAGTAAGGTAGCAGAATGGAAAGATACAAAAATTACATTAGGATAACTACCAGAGCAATTGCATGAAATTTAATTTCAAGTATATCATAATTCTAATATACTAAACTTCAGCTCTTCGTATTGGAATTATAGAATGAGAATATTAGAAATGATCGAGGATATTTCTGATCCTCGAATGGAAGGAAAAGTTCGACATAAATTAAGTACAATCATATTTGTAGCTTTGTGCGGAGTGTTATGTGGCTGCGAAAGTTGGAATGATATGCGGGACTATTGTAAAGCAAAGAAGAATTGGCTATCGCAATATGTTAGTTTGGCGAACGGCATACCGTCTGGCTATACATTTAGGAGAGTTTTTACTTTGCTTAACCCAGATAGTGTAGAATATTTACTGCGTACCCATGCCGCAGAAATAGTTAACAAAGGCAAAGCAAGCGAGCAGATTGCTATTGATGGTAAAGCGTTGCGTGGCAGTAAGAGGTTAGACATACAATGTCTCCATTCCGTAAGTGCTTGGTGTCATGAAAATGGATTAATCTTGGCTGAAAGACAAACAGAGAGTAAATCTAACGAGATAACAGCGATTCCGTTATTATTAGAGTCACTTGATTTAAAAGGTAATACAGTAACTATTGACGCTGTTGGCTGCCAAAAATCCATTACCAAGCTTATTACGAGAAAGAAAGGAAATTATGTTTTAGGCTTCAAATCTAACCATCCAAAATTTTATGAAGCAGTTAAAGAACATATCAAGCAGTACAGCGAGAGCGCACAAAACCGGCTATATGATGCTTTTGATGACAGCCATGGTAAAAGTGTGCGGCGTCGTTACTTTGGCTATAACATAAGCAGCCTACCTGAAGCAAAGAAGTGGTCTGAAGTTCAAACAGTTGTTGCAGTTGAAACTATTTCTTCCAAAAATAATGATCCTAGTCGTAAGGTTAGTGCGGAATGGCGCTATTACTTATCGAATCATCAATGCACTGATAAAAGACTTCCGCACTATATCCGTAATCATTGGAGCATTGAAAATAGATTACATTGGGTGCTCGATGTCCACCTCAAAGAAGACGA contains these protein-coding regions:
- a CDS encoding sigma factor-like helix-turn-helix DNA-binding protein, whose product is LYQGQLPINEVELIANELGVSKRNAKEMNDRFNNDIESLNTNVYLDEDVELIDTIVEQGINQETMLIEAQEQNYKREKFKQAFALLNEREQDIIQERRLKEKATTLEVLSQKYKISGEAVRQIEKKAMDKLQIAVQY
- a CDS encoding ISAs1 family transposase, whose product is MRILEMIEDISDPRMEGKVRHKLSTIIFVALCGVLCGCESWNDMRDYCKAKKNWLSQYVSLANGIPSGYTFRRVFTLLNPDSVEYLLRTHAAEIVNKGKASEQIAIDGKALRGSKRLDIQCLHSVSAWCHENGLILAERQTESKSNEITAIPLLLESLDLKGNTVTIDAVGCQKSITKLITRKKGNYVLGFKSNHPKFYEAVKEHIKQYSESAQNRLYDAFDDSHGKSVRRRYFGYNISSLPEAKKWSEVQTVVAVETISSKNNDPSRKVSAEWRYYLSNHQCTDKRLPHYIRNHWSIENRLHWVLDVHLKEDDDQKAERKSARSFSLLKRIALNIVRTKDTTPKKSLRRKLKHSAWDDDYLLSMLS